The genome window GTGCAGGACCCCACCACCCAGAACGTGCTGGCGGTGTTCCTCGGCTCGTTCCTGTTCAGCCTGGTGGGGATCGTGGCGCTGGGCACCGGCTCCTACGGCGAGCGGGGGCGGGCGGTGCTGTTCATCGTCACCATCGGGGTGATCGTGATCATCGTGGTGACCATGGTGCGCTGGATCGACTATCTCTCCGGTCTCGGCCGGGTGGGGGAGACCACGGAGCGGGTGGAGACGGCCACGGCCGCGGCGATCGCGGCCCGGGTGGCGGACCCCTATCTCGGCGGCCGCCCCGCCACGGCGGCGGAGGAGGTCTGCCCGCCCGGCGCGCGGCCGGTGTTCCCGCAGCACTCGGGCTACATCCAGCATGTCGACATCGCCGGCCTCTCGGATGTCGCGGAAGCGCGCGGGCTCACGGTTCAGGTGCTCACCCTGCCGGGCAGCTTCGTGCATTCGGGGCGGGCGCTGGCGCGCATCGGGGGCCTGTCGATGACCGGCCTGGAGGCAGACGGTGTCGCCTGGCTGGAGGCCTGCGCCGCGGTGCGGGCGTGCTTCACCATCGGCGAGCACCGCTCCTTCGACCAGGACCCGCGCTTCGGTCTGTGCGTGATGGCCGAGATCGCCTCGCGCGCGCTCTCCCCGGCGGTGAACGACCACGGCACGGCCATCGACGTGCTCAGCCGCAGCGTGCGCCTGCTCGCGCCCTGGGCCGGACAGGTGGCGCCGGAGGACGAGGAGGACATTCCCTACCCCAGGGTTCTGGTGCCGCGGATCGAGGTGGAGGATCTGTTCGCCGACCTGTTCCCGCCGGTGGCGCGGGACGGGGCCGGGCATCTTGAGGTGCATATCCGGCTGCAGAAGTCCCTCTCGGCGCTGCTGGCGATGGGCGACGCCGAATTCAGCCGCTGCGCCCGCGCCCAGTCGCGCGAGGCGATGGACCGGGCGGAGATCGGCCTGTCGCTGGAGGCCGACCGTGCCACCCTGCGCGCGCTCTGCCTCCGCGAGGGCCTCGCGGAGGAGGCGGCGGGCTCAGGGAGAGGCGAGGGCTGAGGGCCGGTGTTGCGGCGGGAGGCTGGGAGCTGACGGCAGATGGCTGGGGCGGAGGATTGAATGCTGAGAGCCGAGAACTGAGAGCCGCAACTGCCAGCCGAGAGCTGAGAAAGCATAGACCAGGGGCGCTCAGACTGGCGATCAGTGGCGCATGGGCCGGGGAATGGTGGTGCTCAGACTGAAAACGGAGAGTGCATAGGCTCAGGGCTCAGGGCTCAGGGCTCAGGGCGCACAGACCGGGGCGGATGACGCAGGGGCTGAGGACCGAGAGATCACGGGCTAGGACGGATGGCGCACGGGTTGAGGACCGAGAGTTCACGGGCTGGGAGGGCAGGCCGGCGACTGGTGGCGCATAGCCCGGAGGCTGATGGCGCACGGGCTGCGGACTCGTTGTGCACGGGCTGTGGACTGGAGCGCACGTGCACCGAGGTAACGCGGTGCGCGCTGGCCCCGTCCGCCGCTCCCGACCAATGCCGGGGGGCGGCCATCGGCGGGCCCGCGGCGCAGGGCGCCTGCCGGTGGCCGGACAGCAGAACGCCCCGGCGATCGCATCGTCGGGGCGCAGCGGGTCCGGGGTGCCCCGGACCGGGGTTCGGCACAGGCCCGGGGAGCGGGCCGTGCCGGCGCGGCTCAGAGCTGGTTCAGCTCTGGTGGCCGCGGGCCAGGGTGTCGGCGAGTGCGTCGATCTCGCCCGGTTCGAGGCCGATATCGGAGAGCTGCGCCGGCGACAGCGCGCGCAGGGCACGGCTGGTTGCGCGGGTGCGCTGCCAGACGGTGTAGCGCTCGACGATCGAGCCGAAGAGGGAGCGGGTCTTCGCAGCGCCGTACGCGCCGGAAGCGGTCGGTTCGTACAGAGCCATGATCCGGTTTCCTATGTCATTCGTGTGGGGGCATGAGTGCCTGTCGAGGAGGCAGATAGGCCGGAATCCCTCGGTACACAACACCGTGAAAATGCATGTCTGACATGCAAGCGGAGCATCGATTGCCAGATCCATGTGCAGAATGAAAACTCTCGCCCCGCCGGGCCGGGGGACCGCCGCGCCCCCGGGACAAGATGCGCCCGGCTGTGGGGCCGCGTGCCGGGCGTCCGGCGGGGGGAGGGCGGCTGCGGCTTCGCGGTGGATGCGGGGGCCTTTCCGTGACGCGAAGCGGCGCGGGGCCGGACGAAACGCCCGTGCAGACGGGCGCATCGGCGGTGGCCCGGGCGGACGGATCGCCACTGGCGCCTTGTTCGCGTTTCGTGCTAGTGAAGGGCAAGTGACTGGAACCATTCGGATCTGAACGGGGAGACCCCATGCGCGTCATCGGCATAGATCCCGGCCTGCGCCACACCGGCTGGGGGGTGGTCGACGTGGCCGGCAGCCGCATCGTCCATGTGGCGAACGGCACCTGTCACTCGCAGGGGACCGAGCTTGCCTACCGGCTGCTGAGCCTGTTCGAGCAGCTCTCGGTGGTCTTCGAGGCGCATGGGCCCGATACCGCCGCCGTCGAGCAGACCTTCGTGAACAAGGACGCCGCCGGCACGCTGAAACTGGGCCAGGCCCGGGCGATCGCGCTGCTGGTGCCGGCGCGGGCCGGGCTGGAGGTGGCCGAATACGCGCCCAACGCGGTGAAGAAGGTGGTGGTGGGCGTGGGCCACGCGCAGAAGGGACAGGTCGAGCACATGGTGCGGCTGCAGCTTCCAACGGCCGTGATCGAGGGGCCGGACGCGGCGGACGCGCTCGCCATCGCGCTGTGCCACGCCCACCATGCCCGGTTCGCCGGAAGGCTGACGGCCGCGATCGACAAGGCCGGTGAAAAGGCAGGTGCGGCATGATCGGCAAGATCGGCGGGCGGGTGGATTACATCGCGAGCGACCACGTGCTGATCGATACCGGCGGCGTGGGTTATCTCGTCTACTGCTCGGACCGGACGCTGGCGCGGATGCCGAAGCCCGGCGGCACCGTGGCGCTCTACACCGAGCTGCTGGTGCGCGAGGACCTGCTGCAGCTCTTCGGCTTTCCCACCATGATCGAGCGCGAGTGGCACCGGCTGCTGACCTCGGTGCAGGGCGTGGGCGCACGGGTGGGGCTGGCGATTCTCGGGCGGCTGGGCCCTGAAGGGCTGGGCCGGGCGCTGGCGCTGGGAGACGTGGCTGCGATCAGGGCGGCGCCCGGCGTCGGGCCGAAACTCGCGACGCGCATCGTGAGCGAGCTGAAGGACAAGGCACCGGCCATCATGGCGCTCGGCTCGGGCGGAGCGCAGCCGGCCATGGTTTCGGGCCAGCCCGAAACCTCTCCGGAGCCGGGCCCGGCTCCGGAGACTGCGCAGCCCGGGGCTGCGCAGATGGCCGTGTCCCGCCCCCCCCCGGCCGTGTCGCAGGCGGATGCGTCGGCGGATGCCCTGTCCGCCCTGGTCAATCTCGGCTATGGCATGGGAGATGCGGCCGGTGCCGTGGCGCGCGCCGCCGCCGAGGCCCCCGAGGCGGGGACCGCCGCCCTCATCCGCGCCGCCCTGAAGCTGCTCGCCCCGAAAGGCTGACCTGAAAGGTTGATCCGACCATGGCTGCATCCGAGGCCCCCGATCCGCTGATCCGCCCCGACGCCCGGCCCGAGGATTCGGACCGCGCCCTGCGGCCGCAGACCCTGGACGATTTCGTCGGCCAGAAGGAGGCCCGCGCCAACCTGCGCGTGTTCATCGAGAGCGCGCGCCAGCGCGGCCAGGCCATGGACCACACGCTGTTCTACGGGCCCCCCGGCCTCGGCAAGACCACGCTGGCGCAGATCATGTCGCGCGAGCTGGGGGTGAACTTCCGCATGACCTCGGGCCCGGTGCTGGCGAAGGCGGGCGACCTTGCCGCCATCCTCACCAATCTCGACACCCGCGACGTGCTGTTCATCGACGAGATCCACCGCCTGAACCCGGTGGTGGAGGAGGTGCTCTACCCGGCGCTGGAGGATTTCGCTCTCGACCTCGTGATCGGCGAGGGGCCGGCGGCGCGCACCGTGCGCATCGACCTGCCGCCCTTCACCTTGGTGGGCGCCACCACCCGGCTGGGCCTGCTCACCACGCCGCTGCGCGACCGCTTCGGCATCCCCACCCGGCTGGAGTTCTACACCGTGGAGGAGCTGGAACTCATCGTCACCCGCGCCGCGCGCCTGCTGGGGGCCGAGGCCGATGCGGCCGGCGCCCGCGAGATCGCCCGCCGCGCCCGCGGCACGCCGCGCATCGCCGGGCGGCTGCTGCGCCGGGTGGTGGACTTCGCCGTGGTCGAGGGCGACGGCCGCGTCACCCGCGCGCTCGCCGACATGGCGCTGCACCGGCTCGGGGTCGACGACCTCGGGCTCGACGGGGCCGACCGGCGCTACCTCGGCATGCTGGCGGAGAATTTCGGCGGCGGGCCGGTGGGGGTGGAGACCATGGCCGCCGCGCTGTCGGAGAGCCGCGACGCGATCGAGGAGGTGATCGAGCCCTTCCTCCTCCAGCAGGGGCTGCTGCAGCGCACGCCGCGCGGGCGCATGCTGGGCCGCCGGGCCTGGACGCACCTCGGCCTCACGCCGCCGCGTCAGCCTCCGCAGGCGAGCCTGTTCGGAGACGATGCGTGAGCGCGCCCGCACCGGCGCGCGGTTTCGCCGCCGGCGCCGGCGTGCTATGCCCGCGGCCCTGCGTGACACTGAGGAGACCGTATCCGTGCTGACCCCCCGGAGCGCCGGCGAAGACCTGGCCGAGGAGATCGCCGCGCTGTTCACCCGCGCCGACGGAAGCTTCCGCTTCGCGCGCTGGGGCTGCACGCCGGCACCGGTGGTCTTCGGCACCGACGACGCCACCCTGGTGCCGATGCGCGCCGCGATGGAGGAGGTTGCCGGCCACGCCGGGCTCGCCCTGGCCGAGACGGACCCGGAGCTGGGCTCCAACTTCATCGTGTTCTTCTGCGCGCACTGGGCGGACCTTTCCGACGTGCCGCATCTCGAGCGCCTGCTGCCGGAGCTCGGCGGGCTCATCTCCCGGCTGGAGGCGGCGGGGGCGAACCAGTACCGGCACTTCCGCTTCTCCGGGGGCGGGGCGATCCGCGCCTGCATCCTGCTGCTGCGCCAGGACGAACACCTGGCCGCGGTGCCCGCCCACACGCTCATGCTGTCGCAGACCGTGCAGAGCCTGCTGCTGTGGTCGGACACCGCCTTCCGCGAGACGAGCGCGCTGCACATCCTGGGCGAGGGCCGGGTGGCGGCGGTGAAACCCGGCTGCGCGGCGCTGCTGCGCGCCGCCTACGACCCCGCGCTGCCCGACGCCTCCGCCGACAGGGCCACGGCGCTGCGCCTCGCCGCGCGCATCGGGCTGCGCCTGTCATGACCGCCGGCCCGGCGCACAGCCTCTCCCTCAGGGTGTACTACGAGGACACCGACATGGCCGGCGTGGTCTACTACGCCAATTACCTGCGCTACCTGGAGCGGGGCCGCTCGGAGGCGGTGCGTGCCCTCGGGGTGGACCAGGTGGCGATGCGCGCGGCCGGCCTGGTCTTCGTCGTGCGCCGAGTCGAGGCGGATTACCTGCGCCCGGCGCGCTTCGACGACACGCTGACGGTGGAGACCCGATTCGGCGCGGTGAAGGGGGCGTCCCTGGTGGCGTCGCAGGTCGTTCTGCGGTCCGGGGAGGCGCTGCTGCGCGCGCGAGTCACCCTCGCCTGCATGTCGCTGGCCGGCGCACCTCAGCGGATTCCCGCCGATATGCGCAAAGCACTGGCATCGGCAGCGGCGTAAAGCCGCCACTCACGCGAATTTTTGCGATTTTCACACGCAGCCACTTGCGAATTTGCTAGTCTGTGACAGATAGGCGCTTCAGAGACCGGGGGTCAGAACCCGGCCCGCCCTTATTGGCTGGATCGAGGCAGGACTGATGGAACCGGATACCCTTGCGGCAGCGCAAACGATCGATTTTTCGCTGTTGGCGCTGTTCTTGCGCGCCACCCTGACGGTGAAGATCGTCATGGTTCTGCTCATCCTTGCGTCCGTCTGGTCCTGGGCGATCATCATCGAGAAATCCATCCGCTACCGGCGCGTGCGCCGCGAGGATGACACGTTCGAGGATGCCTTCTGGTCCGGCCAGCCGCTGGAGGACCTGTTCGACCGGCTGGGCGCCAAGCCGCGCACCGCGATCGAGCGCATCTTCTCCGCCGGCATGAGCGAATGGCGCCGGTCCTACCGCAAGGGCGTGCTGCTGCCCGGCTCCCAGCGCCGCATCGAGCGCTCGATGGACGTGACCATTGCGCGTGAGGGCGAGGGCATCAACCGCGGGCTGGGCGTGCTGGCCACCGTGGGATCGATCTCGCCCTTCGTGGGCCTGTTCGGCACGGTCTGGGGCATCAAGAACGCCTTCGAGGACATCGCGATGCAGCAGAGCACCAACCTCGCCGTCGTGGCGCCCGGCATCGCCGAGGCGCTGGTGGCGACGGCGCTCGGGCTCGTCGCGGCCATCCCGGCGGTGATCTTCTACAACAAGCTCTCCGGCGATGCGGACCACATCACGGCGAACTACGAGAATTTCGCGGACGAATTCTCCACCATCCTGTCGCGTCAGATCGAGCGGAGTGCCGAATAAATGGGCGCGGGTGTCATGAAACGCGGTGGCGGACGGCGCGGGCGCGGAGGCGGCCGCCGCCAGATGTCGGACATCAACGTCACGCCCTTCGTGGACGTGATGCTGGTGCTGCTGATCATCTTCATGGTCGCGGCGCCGCTGCTGACCGTGGGCGTGCCGGTGGAGCTGCCGAAGACGGCCGCCGCGGCCCTGCCGACGGAGAAGGAGGAGCCGCTGACCATCTCGCTCACCGCCGATGGCCGGGTGATGCTGCAGAAGGAGGAGATCGTCCTGTCCGACCTCATCCCCAAGCTGCGCGCCATCGCCGCCGAGCGCGAGGACGACAAGGTGTTCCTGCGGGCCGACGGCGCGGTGTCCTACAAGACCGTGGCCGAGGTCATGGGCGCGCTGAATGCCGGGGGCTTCAACCGGATCGGTCTCGTCACCGACCCGGGCGGCCCCACGCTTGACGGCCAGGGCAACTGAGGCGCGAGGAGGCGCGGAGGGCCGACACATCATGCGTATGCGCAGAGGGATCATCATCTCGGGCAGTGTTCACCTCGCCCTGATCCTGGCTGTCCTGCTCCGTCTCGACCTGTTCAAGGCCGACGAGGCGCAGGCCATCCAGATCGCCGAGGTCGACCTGATGACCGGGGCCGAATTCGATGCCGCCGTGTCCACCGCTCCGGACGCGCCGCGCGAAGAGCTTTCCGAGATCACCCCGCCCGAGCAGGGCGGCTCCGACATCACCGCCCCCACCGACACCGAGGCCCCCAGCCCGCGTGCCGCGGACACGCCCGAGATGGCCGAGCCCGAGCCGGCGCCGGACGTCTCCGGCCTGCGCCAGGAGAGCCCGACCCCGGTGATGCCGCAGGCCCCCGCCAGCCCCTCCGTCGCCGAGACGGACACGGGGGACGAGGGCGTGTCGCTGGTGCGCCCGGATGCCGTGGGCCGGCAGAACCCGGAGACGGAGAACCGCAAGCCCGCCTCCACCACGCTCGACAAGCCGACGCCGCCGGCGCCCGCGCCGCGCATCGCCTCGCGCCCCGCGCCCAAGCCGCCGGAGGAGGCGAAGACCGCCGACGTGGCCTCCGAGGAGGTGGTGAAGTCCGAGGAGGCCGAGAAGCCGGCCGAGGAGAAGCCCGCGGAGGCCCCGAAGGAGGCCGCCAGCGAGATCGTGCCCGAGCAGGCCGAGGCCCCGGTGCCCGAGGCCGTGGCCCCGCTCACCGCGCAGCGCCCGCGCGGCCGGCCGGACACGGTCGTCGCCGCCGCGACGCCGCAGGAGGAGCCGAAGCAGCCCGAGGCCCCGGCCACGCCCGCCGCCAAGCCCCAGCCGCAGAAGCCCGCCGGCGCGGCCCCCGCGAAACCGGCGCAGACGGCGTCCACGCCGAAGCCGACCACGTCGAACGCCGCCGCCCTGGGCCCGCCGCTCACCGCGCGGGAGAAGGACGGCATCGGCCTCGCGGTGAAGAAGAACTGGAACATGGGGCCGATCCAGGGCCTTGCGGATTTCAAGGAACTGGTGATCACCGTGCAGTTCGAGCTGGACCGCACGGGTGAGGTGGTCGGCAAGACGGTGACGCCGGTGACGCCGGCCTCTCCCAGCGGCTCCTACGCGCTCGCCTTCCGGCAGGCGCGGATCGCGGTGCTGAAGTCGGCGCCGTTCAAGATGCCGGCGGAGAAGTACGGCCAGTGGAAGACCGTGCAGATCACGTTCAACCCCAGCAAAGGGATCGGATACTGATGGCGAGGAAATTTGTAGTCGCATGGCTCCTGGCAGCAGTGACCGGGGCAGGCGTGCTGGCCTCCGTCAGCGGGGTGCAGGCACAGGAATCGAAACCGCTGGTCATCACGATCGACGAGGGTGTGGTCGAGCCGATGCCGTTCGCGGCGCCGGTCTTCATCGCCGAGGATGCCGGCGCGGCCGAGTTCGCCGCCCAGCTCACCGACGTGATGACCAATGACCTGGTGGGCACGGCGCTGTTCCGGCTGATCAACCGGTCCGCCTACATCTCCAGCCCGGCCAGCTTCGAGGCCACCCCGGAGTTCGCGGACTGGCGGGCGATCAACGCGCAGGCGCTGGTCACCGGCGCCGTCTCGACCAGCGGCAACCAGATCACCCTGCGCTTCCGGCTGTGGGACGTCTACGCCGGCCAGCCGGTGGGCCAGGGCCTGCAGCTTGTCGGAGACCGCGACAACTGGCGCCGCCTCGCGCACAAGGTGGCGGACCAGGTCTATTCCCGCATCACCGGCGAGGACCCCTATTTCGACAGCCGCGTGGTGTTCGTGGCCGAGAGCGGCCCGAAGAACGCCCGCGTGAAGCGCCTCGCCATCATGGACCAGGACGGCGCGAACCTGCGCTACCTCACCGACGGCAGCTCCATGGTGCTCACCCCGCGCTTCAACCCGTCGAGCCAGGAAGTCATCTACATGAGCTACCAGACGGGCGAGCCCCGTGTGTTCCTCATGAACGTGGACACGCTGCAGCGCGAGGAGCTGGAGCGCCAGCCGGGCATGACCTTCGCGCCGCGCTTCTCGCCGGACGGCAGTTCGGTGGTGATGTCACTGTCGCGCGGGGGCAACACTGACATTTATTCGGTGCCGCTCGGCTCGCGCCAGCTCATCCAGCTCACGAACAGCCCGGCCATCGACACGGCGCCGAGCTACTCTCCCGACGGCAGCCAGATCGTGTTCGAAAGCGACCGGGGCGGCAAGCAGCAGCTCTACGTGATGTCGGCCTCCGGAGGCGGCGCACGCCGCATTTCCTTCGGAAGCGGCTCCTACGCGACCCCGGTCTGGTCGCCCCGCGGCGATCTGATCGCTTTCACCAAGCAACAGGGCGGCCGCTTCTATATCGGCGTGATGCGCACCGACGGATCGGACGAGAAACTGCTGACCGCGTCCTTCCTCGATGAAGGCCCGACGTGGTCACCGAACGGACGCGTGCTAATGTTCTTCCGGGAGAGCCCCGGCCCGAACGGCGCCCCGGCCCTCAGGAGCGTCGACGTGACCGGCCGCAACGAACGGCGGGTGCCGCTGAACCAGCCGGCATCGGACCCGGCCTGGTCGCCGCTCCTGAAATGAGTTTTGTCCGCCGGCTGTGAGAGACCGGCGGCAGAAAAACCGAAGACCACCCAGTCCGGGGGAGAGAACCCCCGGCGTGAAACCGGAGATACCATCCATGACTTTCCTCAAGTTCGGCTTCGTGGCGCTGACCGCCCTCACGCTCGCTGCCTGCTCGGATTCCGACGAGGACATGACGGCACAGCCGTATGACCCGAATGCGAGCAGCATCTCGGAGAGCTCGCTGCAGTACTTCAACACCGTCGTCGGTGACCGGGTGCTGTTCGCGACCGACAGCTCCTCCGTCGACAGCTACGCGCAGGAGACGCTGACCCGTCAGGCCGAGTGGCTCAACCAGAACCCGAGCGTGACCGCGACCATCGAAGGCCATGCCGACGAGCGCGGCACCCGCGAGTACAACCTCGCGCTCGGTGCCCGCCGCGCCAACGCCGCCTACAACTTCCTGGTGAGCCGTGGCGTGTCCGCCAGCCGCCTGCGCACCGTGTCCTACGGCAAGGAGCGCCCGGAGGCCACCTGCTCGAACGAAAGCTGCTGGTCGCAGAACCGCCGCGCGGTTACTGTCATCGCCGGCGCGCCGATGAGCTGAGCATCACGCTCCTGACCACATCCGGGCCGCAGTCGCGGCCCGGAACCTGCCGGAACCCGAGGGGAGGGCCCATGCGCATCCGTCTGACTGCACTTGTCATTTCGCTCGTCCTGCCGGTCTGCGGCATGGCCCAGACGGCACCCAGCGCGCAAAGCCTCGAGGACATCCGCCAGAACCTGCAGGCCATCGATTCCGAGGTCGCGCAGCTGCGCACCCAGCTTCTGGCCACCGGGAACCAGCTTCCCGCCACGGCGGGCAACCCGCTGCAGCGGCTCGATGCGCTGGAGCACAACACCCGCCTGCTCACCGGCCGGGTGGAGCAGCTCCAGAACGACATCCGCCGCATGGCGGACGACGCCGGCCGCCGCTATTCCGACGTGGATTTCCGCCTCACCGAGATCGAGGGCGGAGACACCGCGCTGCTGGGCAATCCCGTGGCGCTCGGCGGCGGCGTGACCGATGGCACCGCCGGGTCGGGCGGGGGCACCGGCTTCGGCGGCCCGATGACCGCGGGGCAGAGCGACACGCCGAACGTGGCCGTCGCCATCTCCGAGCAGAATTCCTATGACGCGGCCGATGCAGCGCTCGAGGCCGGGCGCTACGAGGAGGCCGCCGCCGGCTTCCGCGCCTTCCTCGGCGAATATCCCGACAGCCCGCTGGCCAATGACGCGACCTTCGAGCTGGCCCAGGCCAATCTCGCCACCGGCGCCTTCCGCGACGCGGCCAAGGGATATCTGAAAGCCTTCAACGCCGAACCGAACGGGCCGAACGCCCCGGAGGCCCTCTACGGCGTGGGCATCTCGCTGCAGTATCTGGGCCAGATGCCGGAAGCCTGCCTCACCTATGACGAGGTGGAGCGCCGCTTCCCCGCCATGGAGCCGGACCTGGCCGACAAGCTGGAGCAGGGGCGCGACGGCGCCAGCTGCCAGCGCTAGCCGGGTGACGTTCGACGCGGCCGCCTCCGCCGCCGCCGCGGCGCTGGCTGCCGGGTTCTCCGGCGTGCCGGGCGAGATCTGTCTCGCTGTCTCGGGCGGGGGCGATTCGCTCGCCCTTCTCGCCCTTGCCGCGGACTGGGCCGCCGCCACCGGCCATCCCCTCAGTGTCGCCACCGTGGACCACCGGCTGCGCGCGGAAGCCGCGGCGGAAGCCGCCGCCGTGGCCGCGCGCTGCGCCGCACTGGACCTGCCGCACGCCACGCTGGCCTGGGACGGGGGGCCGGGGGCGGGGAACCTCTCCCAGGCCGCGCGGGACGCCCGCCGCGCCCTGCTCTCGGGCCATGCGGCGGCGCGCGGGGCCGCGGCCGTGGCGCTGGCCCATACCGCCGATGACCAGGCCGAGACCTTCCTGATGCGCCTTGCGCGCGGCTCCGGCGTCGGCGGCCTCGCCGGCATGGCGGCGCGCTCGGAGGTGGGCGGCGTGCTCTGGCTCCGCCCGCTGCTGGGCATCCGCCGCGACACGCTGCGTGACGTGCTCCGGGCGCGCGGCTGGGGCTGGGCGGAGGACCCCTCCAACCTCGACGCGCGCTTTGACCGGGTGAAGGCCCGCCGCGCGCTCGACACCCTGGCCCCGCTCGGCCTCGACGTGCCCCGTCTGGTGGCCACGGCCAGCCGCATGGCCGAGGCCCGCGACGCCCTCGACCACGCCGGCCAGGCCCTTGCCGCCGCAGCACTTTCCTGGAGCGCGGAGGGCGAGGCCTGCCTGCGGCCCGCCCCCCTGCGCGCCGCCCCGCGCAGCGTGCGCCTGCAACTGCTCGCGGACCTGCTCACCGCGGTGTCCGGCCGGCGCCATCCGCCGCGGCGCGCGGCGCTGGAACGTGCGGCGGAGGCGATGCTGGGCGCGGAGGCCCCGGCGGGAAGCCTGCACGGCTGCCTCTGGCGCCGGCGCGGGGAGGGGCTCGTGCTGCGGCGGGAGCCCCGCGCCTGCCCGCCGCCCGTGCCCGCGCGGCGCGATCAGCTCTGGGACGGCCGCTGGCGGGTGCGCTGTTCCGCCCCGGTGCCGGAGGGGCTCAGCCTCGCCGCCCTCGGGCCTGCCGGGCTCGCCGTCACCGGGCGCCCGCCCGGCGGGGTGGCGGCGGAGACCTTGCACGCAACCCCCGCGATCTGGCACAATGACAGCCTGATCGCCGCTCCGGCCTGCGGATACCCGGCCGACGGACGCGCCGCCGCATGGTCGGCAGAATGGACGATCGAAGATGCAAGACGACGCAGGGTGTTAACCTGTCGTTGAATCCGCCCGTGCAGAGCTTATGTTAGGCACCAACGCGCCGGCCCTTCGGGGACCGGCGGAAACCCGTTCCTCTGGAGGACGCCTTGGGCAACGCGAAGAACCTCGCCTTCTGGGCGATTGTGATCCTGCTGCTGGTCGCACTTTTCAACGTATTCAATTCGGGCGGCCCCGGCACGCGTGCAAACGAGGTATCCTATTCGGACTTTCTGAACAGGGTCGAAGGGTCGAAGGTCGCGTCAGTACAGATTGACGGCGAGACAATCCGCGCGAAAGATAATGACGGCACCCAGTACGAGGTGGTCCAGCCCCGCTCTTCCGACGTGGTGG of Paroceanicella profunda contains these proteins:
- the tilS gene encoding tRNA lysidine(34) synthetase TilS, translated to MTFDAAASAAAAALAAGFSGVPGEICLAVSGGGDSLALLALAADWAAATGHPLSVATVDHRLRAEAAAEAAAVAARCAALDLPHATLAWDGGPGAGNLSQAARDARRALLSGHAAARGAAAVALAHTADDQAETFLMRLARGSGVGGLAGMAARSEVGGVLWLRPLLGIRRDTLRDVLRARGWGWAEDPSNLDARFDRVKARRALDTLAPLGLDVPRLVATASRMAEARDALDHAGQALAAAALSWSAEGEACLRPAPLRAAPRSVRLQLLADLLTAVSGRRHPPRRAALERAAEAMLGAEAPAGSLHGCLWRRRGEGLVLRREPRACPPPVPARRDQLWDGRWRVRCSAPVPEGLSLAALGPAGLAVTGRPPGGVAAETLHATPAIWHNDSLIAAPACGYPADGRAAAWSAEWTIEDARRRRVLTCR
- the ybgF gene encoding tol-pal system protein YbgF, yielding MRIRLTALVISLVLPVCGMAQTAPSAQSLEDIRQNLQAIDSEVAQLRTQLLATGNQLPATAGNPLQRLDALEHNTRLLTGRVEQLQNDIRRMADDAGRRYSDVDFRLTEIEGGDTALLGNPVALGGGVTDGTAGSGGGTGFGGPMTAGQSDTPNVAVAISEQNSYDAADAALEAGRYEEAAAGFRAFLGEYPDSPLANDATFELAQANLATGAFRDAAKGYLKAFNAEPNGPNAPEALYGVGISLQYLGQMPEACLTYDEVERRFPAMEPDLADKLEQGRDGASCQR